The genomic segment CAATCGGATTGGAAAAGCAATAAAAAAGAATAAAACATGGATACTGGAGCCATTGTAGCACTTGTTTTCCTGGGTGTTATTGTTGTTATAGTCACAATACACTTTTCTCAATCATATATAAATGTTGAGATAGATGCTATCACCAGCGAATATTTAACATTTACATATGGCATTTTTAAACATCTACAGCAAAAAGTAATGGCATCAGATATTAAGGAGATTATTATCTTGTATGGCAGTTTCGGATATATTGATGTCATAATAAAAAGAAAGCCCATGCCAGATAGGCGTAAAAGAAAATCTATTAGATTTGGTCTTCGCTATTCTATTTTTAAAAACACCGATGCGATATTTCAAAATCCTTTCATAAAATGGTTTTTTCATGGAAGAAGTGGGGCATGGGAAATGCAGATCGCCTATGAATTATCAGCGGTAGGTGATATCTATCTCCGAGAATGGGGTCGTTTCTGGGAGAAACCCAAAAAGATGTCTCGTGAAAAATTAAAGGAATTAGCGGATAAATAACATGCGATCGGATTGTAGTAAACCAGTAGAAGCAAATCAAATTTCACATAAACTATTTCCAGGAGTTGTACAAGCTATGCGGATAATGTTTACATCATTTATCGTGTTTATTCCAACCACACTACTCATTGGTCTTATGTTTTCGCTCATTAATATTAGATCAATTAGTTATTTATCAACACATATATCGTCTGTAATTGCGGATTTAATAGTAATGTTTTATTTCTATAAACGATTCATTAGGCTGCCAATCACCGAAGCATTCTTTTTAAATCGGTTTACTACCAGAATTTTAATTCCTATACTCGTGACAACATTGGGCTTAAGCATTATTCTCTCTGATATCGACAATTTATTTCGACTTATACTTCCTATGCCAAAATTCATACAGGATTTTTTCTTACAATACTTTTACACGCGACAAAATATGATTATAAAAATTATCGCTTCGGTAATTTTTGCACCAATAACCGAGGAATTGATGTTTCGTGGTATGATCCTTCATGGTTTTCTTGGCCGATATCGCCAAATCAACGCTATTATCCTTTCAAGCCTGCTTTTTGCTGTATTGCACGTGCTCCCCTGGCAGATGATTGGTGCGTTTGTTTTCGGTTGTTTTTCTGGTTGGATCCTAACAAAAACTCACTCCCTTTATCCATGCATTATCGCTCACGCATTTGCTAACTTAATTCCACGAATTGTCATTTTAAGCAAAATTGAGATACCTGGATT from the bacterium genome contains:
- a CDS encoding CPBP family intramembrane glutamic endopeptidase is translated as MIIKIIASVIFAPITEELMFRGMILHGFLGRYRQINAIILSSLLFAVLHVLPWQMIGAFVFGCFSGWILTKTHSLYPCIIAHAFANLIPRIVILSKIEIPGFSSTYAIPQNVFQPLWFDICGILLVILGIMILRRILSNKDI